In the genome of Thermococcus sp. MV5, the window GAACTAGCTGAGGCAACTGGAATAAGGGTAAATACTGTACGCAAAATTCTCTATTCTCTCTACGACAACCAGCTCGCAGAATTCAGACGAACCAGGGATAAGGATACTGGATGGTACTACTATTACTGGCGTCTTGAAACAAAAAGACTGCCTGAAATAATAAAAGCCAAAAAAATGCAAGAATTAAAAAAACTCAAAGAAGTGCTTGATGAAGAAACCAGGGAGATTTATTACCACTGTGGAACTCCGGGACATCCAAGGTTAACTTTTGATGAGGCCATGGAATATGAGTTCAGATGCCCTCTATGCGGAGAAATGGTTATGCAATATGACAACACCGAAATTGTGAAGGAACTTCAAGAAAAGATAAAAAAGCTTGAAAAAGAACTAGGGCTTAAAGTTTGATTTTTGAATGAATAATGAACTGCGGGGATGATGATATGGAGATAGTTATTCTTGAAAAAATTTATGGAGATCGAAGCGGTTTTGAAAAACTTAATAGGAAGCTTAAATCTCTTATTGGAGATTTAGAAATCTCTTGGAAAGTAGGTATAACCCAAAGACAATGGGCAAAAATATCTCTAGAAGGAGAAGATGAGGAGGTTTCTACAAACCTCATCAGGGAGGAATTTGGAGAAATTCCCTACAAACTCAGTGCTGTTGAAGAAGGGAGAATATGTAAAGGCCGTTTCGTCGACCTAGGAAAAATAGGGTATGGTGTTTATGTTGATATAGGGATTTTCTCGCCTGTTCCAAAAGACGCTCTCATTCCACTTTACTACCTCAAATCCACCTTTGGAGAAAAACCCGTTAGGCGGATGATAAGAGAATTTGGGTGGATAGATTATCTTCCAGTTGAAGTCGAGGTAAAGAAGGTAGAATTTGGAACAAGAGAAATTGAGGTAGAATTTACAAAAAAACAGCTCGCAAAGATAAATAAATGGTTGAATGACGGCCACGACAAGATTTTTATTGCTGGGACAGTGAGTGAGAATGTTGAAAAAGCTCTCATTGAAACAGGCCATTCACGAGATGTAATACGTTTAGAAGAACTTGGATTAATGGAGACTTTACTAGTTCTCAAAAAAGATACTCAAGCCCCAGGAATAATAAAAGAGATTGGGCCATATTTAAAACCGGCAGTGTTCGGGGCGATAAAATTCCCAAGCGATTATCTTTAAAGCAAGGCTTTTCAAGTTAGATAAAGCTCAGTAATCAACCTTACAGCAAGTCCAGAAGATACCAAGATGAGTGCAAGTATAGCCTCTGGAATTGCCAACACAAGCACCAAGTGAGATATGAAAAGCCAAAGTAATAACGCTTTGCCTCCTTTCATTCTTAGTATTGATCTTCTAAACCTGAAGAGAACATAAGAAATTAAAATAAGCTGTACAATACCCTCTTTCATAAATAACACCAAATAATCAAAACGTATAACAAGGGGCCATTCAGGAAGAAGGACGTTAAAGTAACTCCTACCTGCAAGGAATATTACCGTAGTAAGACCCAAATACAAATAATTCTTCATAGATTTTGTTGGAAGTGCAAGAAACATGAAAACTGGAATCAATAAGAGATAAGGCCAAATTAATGCCCCAAATCCCGTAATAACGGATAAGATCATTATCTGTTTTATTAACTTAGAGTCCTCTTCAATAAGTTTCATATTTAAGACTATAGCCAGAACAGAAACAAGAAAGAGTATTCCAAATATTGCTCCGTCAAAAGTTTCCAAAGAACGCCTAAACGTAGGTGAAGCAAAAGTTAAGCCAAACACAACAAAACCAAGCTCCCTATATGGATTTGGGGCAATAAAAAAGAGTAAAGTCGCTATCAAAAATATCAAGAATAAATGAAGCACTAAAACCGCCTCTTCAGTTGGAGAATACAGACCAAAATAAAGATTAAAGAGTAATGTTAGAAGAGAACTTTTTTCCTGACCAATGAGAGCATTTTGGAAAGTTGACTTCAAGAATGCTTCACTTATTGTAAATAAACTCGAGTTAGAAAACCATAACGCAAGGAGAGCCACCACCAAAACATAGAAGAAATGGGTGTACTTTCCATGTTTCGAAAACAAAAATGTAAATAAAAATACTAACAAGGAGACAATTAAGAGAGCACCATATATTTCTTTAATTTCAAAGGCATATTTTTGAGAAAATGGTTTCTCGATTAAATACATATTCTCCTCGTTTCCAGTAAAAAATACTGCATTATCCAGAACTATCACTGAAGGGTTCAATGAAGCTTCATAAGGAAGACCTGTTAAATCCCACAACTCCCTCATTTTTGGATTTTCATAAACATTTCCAACAAGAACAACAACCTCATGGCCCCTTTTCTTAAATCGGGAGAGCTTCGCGTCTAAATATGTTGCCCATGCTTGAGAGTACTCACTCTCACCTGAAACCACATAATATCCCCTTTCATCATTAAGAAACTCCTCAAAAGCTTTTTCATCTGGATAGAAACTTAATTCTGCTGCAGAAACTAGAGGGAGCATCAATATTACAAGTAATATCAACAAGATCTTTTTCATTGGCGTCACCAGTCAAAATTGTACCTCCATTGACATGACTAATAAAAAGCTAAGAAATTTAAATTTTACTTTTCTCTTCCAAAAGCCTCACTGTTTCCAAGAACACGTCCAATTATTAAAAAAGATAGGAGGAGCTAATCATCACCCTTCTCTTTCTCCAACCTTATAGCAAGTTTTTGAGCAATTTCCATAAACGCTTTTGCTGCTGGTGTATCTTCAAAAAGCACTATGGGGGTACCATTGTCACTTGCCTCTCTTGCCTTAAGATCAATAGGAACCTTTCCAAGAAAGTCTACTCCTTCTTTTTCTGCAAGCTTTTCTCCACCACCTTCTCCAAAGAGATCAATCTTATTTCCACAATGGGGACATATTAAGTAACTCATGTTTTCAACAACAGCTACATAAGGAACTTCCATCTGCTTCATCATATTTGCCGCTTTTCCAGTGTCAAGCAACGCCACTTCTTGAGGAGTGGTAACTATTATAGCAGCATCTAGACTTAATGTTTGAGTAACTGTCAAAATTTGGTCTCCAGTTCCGGGTGGGAAATCTACTATCATGAAATCTAAAGTTCCCCACTTAACATCTCCGAGAAGTTGTTTAATGGCCTTTGTAACCAATGCTCCTCTCCAGATAATAGGTTGATCATCAGGCACCATAAAACCCATGCTCATTACTTTAATTGGAGTTGTTTGTCCAAAAAAGTCATTCATTGGGGGTATCATCTCAAAATGTCCATCTTCAAACTTTTCGGCTAGAATTTCAGCTTTTTCAACTCCAAGCATTTTGGCAATATTTGGACCATGCACATCAGCATCAAGAACCCCCACAAAATATCCCTGCTTTGCGAGAGCTGCTGCTAAATTCACGGCCACTGTTGATTTACCAACACCACCTTTGCCACTTAAAACTGCTATTCTAAACCTCCACTGTTTCTCCTTCTCCTTAATTCTTTGTGTGAGAGGGTCGGTGCCTAGACCTGGAACATTAAAAGTGGCAGGAGTTTTTATCGTCATTTTCATCACCTCGAATTTTTAGGCTAATCTAAGAAAAGAAGCTTAATCTTATAAGCTTTGCCCATAAATTACACAACAGTATACAAAAATGAGTAACAAAAAGAAGAAATCTAAAGGAGCTCGACTTCCTTACCAAGAATTCTCCAAACCTCTTTGATCTGTCTCTTCAGTTCTTCAATTGATTCTGGCTTCTTGAAGAGGTGTTTGAATCTTCCCTGGAGTCTAAGATAGTCTTCAATTGGTTTCTTGAACTTTCCATCCTTGGGGAATCTTTGGAACTTAATGTTATGGAAGTCACCATTTTCAATTTCAAAGAGTGGCCATAGACCCGTTTCAATTGCCAGTTTTGCAAGCTCTACAGTCTTTTCTGGTGGAGTTCTCCATCCTGGAACACATGGAGCCAAAACTTGGACAAATGCTGGCCCATCAACACTTGCAGCTTTTTTCATCTTCCTGTAGAAATCATATGGATCTCCAATGCTGGCTGTTGCAACATAAGGTACCTGGTGAGCTGCGGCTATCAGAGCTACCCATTTCTTTGGTTTGTCCTCACCAATTGAGTATTTTCCAGGTGGTGAAGTGGTTGTCCATGCTCCGTAAGGAGTGGATGAAGATCTTTGAATACCCGTATTCATGTAAGCCTCATTATCATACATGAGGTAAACCACATTGTGTCTTCTTTCAAGCATTCCAGAAAGAGCTTGGATACCGATATCTGCTGTACCACCATCTCCACCAATAGCAAGGATTTTTCCTTTTCTGCCAAGCTTCTTCCAAGCAGCATCAATACC includes:
- the tfe gene encoding transcription factor E, coding for MKSNDLEGLFMARKRTKELMKFAEEIGGEDAIEVIKALEKKGEATDEELAEATGIRVNTVRKILYSLYDNQLAEFRRTRDKDTGWYYYYWRLETKRLPEIIKAKKMQELKKLKEVLDEETREIYYHCGTPGHPRLTFDEAMEYEFRCPLCGEMVMQYDNTEIVKELQEKIKKLEKELGLKV
- a CDS encoding DUF2110 family protein, translated to MEIVILEKIYGDRSGFEKLNRKLKSLIGDLEISWKVGITQRQWAKISLEGEDEEVSTNLIREEFGEIPYKLSAVEEGRICKGRFVDLGKIGYGVYVDIGIFSPVPKDALIPLYYLKSTFGEKPVRRMIREFGWIDYLPVEVEVKKVEFGTREIEVEFTKKQLAKINKWLNDGHDKIFIAGTVSENVEKALIETGHSRDVIRLEELGLMETLLVLKKDTQAPGIIKEIGPYLKPAVFGAIKFPSDYL
- a CDS encoding Mrp/NBP35 family ATP-binding protein, with the translated sequence MTIKTPATFNVPGLGTDPLTQRIKEKEKQWRFRIAVLSGKGGVGKSTVAVNLAAALAKQGYFVGVLDADVHGPNIAKMLGVEKAEILAEKFEDGHFEMIPPMNDFFGQTTPIKVMSMGFMVPDDQPIIWRGALVTKAIKQLLGDVKWGTLDFMIVDFPPGTGDQILTVTQTLSLDAAIIVTTPQEVALLDTGKAANMMKQMEVPYVAVVENMSYLICPHCGNKIDLFGEGGGEKLAEKEGVDFLGKVPIDLKAREASDNGTPIVLFEDTPAAKAFMEIAQKLAIRLEKEKGDD
- the porB gene encoding pyruvate synthase subunit PorB — protein: MAVRKPPITTREYWAPGHAACAGCGPAIVMRLATKAFSEAMEAKYGDPNAFAIAHATGCMEVVSGVFPYTAWKAPWIHVAFENAGAVASGIDAAWKKLGRKGKILAIGGDGGTADIGIQALSGMLERRHNVVYLMYDNEAYMNTGIQRSSSTPYGAWTTTSPPGKYSIGEDKPKKWVALIAAAHQVPYVATASIGDPYDFYRKMKKAASVDGPAFVQVLAPCVPGWRTPPEKTVELAKLAIETGLWPLFEIENGDFHNIKFQRFPKDGKFKKPIEDYLRLQGRFKHLFKKPESIEELKRQIKEVWRILGKEVELL